The genomic segment GTGCTGGACGTGCGCCCGAAGCACGAGTACGACGCGGGTCACATTCCCGGTGCGGTCAGCATTCCGGTGGACGAGCTGGCCGACCGCATCAATGAACTGCCCGAGGGGGCGGAGATCGTCGTGTATTGCCGGGGCGAGTATTGCGTGCTGGCCTACGACGCGGTGCGGTTGCTGACCGACCGCGGTCGTCGCGCGATCCGCCTGGACGACGGCATGCTGGAGTGGCGGCTGGCCGAGCTGCCGGTCGACGCCGGCGACCTCGCGTGAGCGCGATCCATTCCGGGCTGGTGGGCGGGCCGGTCTACCTGGACTACAACGCCACCACTCCGGTCGACCCCCGGGTCGCCGACGCGGCCGCGCTGTACTGGACGCAGCACTTCGGCAACCCCTCCAGCGGCCACCCCTATGCTGCCGAACCCCACCGCGCCCTCGGTGCCGCGCGTGCTCAGGTCGCGTCGGTGCTCGGCGCTCGCGCGGACGAGATCGTGTTCACCGCCTCGGGCTCGGAGGCGAACCTGCTGGCGATCCGCGGAGCCCTGCTCGCCGCAGAGGACCCGAGCCCGCACCTGATTGTGCAAGCCACCGAGCATCCCGCGGTCCTGGAGACCGCCCGCGCGATGCAGCGCTGGCACGGCGTGCGGGTCACCGTCCTGCCGGTCGACCACGACGGGCTCGTCCAGCCCGCCGTACTCGAGGACGCGCTGCGCGACGGCGGCACGCTGGTGTCGATCATGGCGGCCAACAACGAAACCGGCGCCATCCAGCCGATCGCCGAACTGGCCGGGATCGCGCACGAGCGCGGTGCGCTGCTGCACTGCGATGCCGCGCAGGCGTGCGGGAAGATCCCCGTCGACGTCACGGCTCTCGGTGTCGACCTGCTCACCGTGGTGGGGCACAAGATGTACGCGCCACGAGGCGCCGCCGCGCTCTACCTCCGTGGCGGTCTCGTTCTCGAGCCGGTCGTCTACGGCGGTGGGCAGGAACGCGGCCTGCGCGCCGGGACGGAGAACGTCGCCCTCGCCGTCGCCCTCGGCGCGGCGGCCGACCTCGCCGCCGCCGATCTGGCGGCGGGCGCGCCGGATCGCATCGCCGCGTTACGCGACGACCTGCACCAGCGGTTGTCAGCAGCGCTGCCAGGCCGCGTGCACCTCAACGGACCGGTACAGCAGCGATTGCCGAACACGCTGAACATCAGCATCGAGGGCACCCGCGGTCACGAGGTCCTCGCCGCCGCGCCCGCGATCGCCGCGTCGACCGGGTCGGCCTGCCACAGCGGAATCCACCAGCCCTCACCCGTACTGACCGCCATGGGCCGCGACCGCGACCGCGCGCTCGCGGCGCTGCGGCTGACCCTCGGGCGGTGGAGTACCGCCGAAGACATCGACACCGCGGTGCACGCACTCGTCCACGCCGTCACCTGAACACCCCAACCGACAGGAGAGGTATGCCCGAGAACAGCCAGTACGGCTTGTCCACCCGCGGTGTCCACGCAGGGGAGCAACGCGACCCGCAGGGCGCGATCCACACCCCGCTGTACAACCACTCGACCTTCGCTTTCGGCACCACGGCCGAACTCCTCGATGTCGTCGAGGGCCGTACCCCGGGCAACCTCTACACCCGCTACGGACTCAACCCCACCATCCGCTCGGTCGAAGCCAAGCTGGCTGATCTCGAAGGCGGTGAGCAGGCTCTCGCGTTCTCCTCGGGAATGGCTGCCGAAGCCGCCACCTTCCTCGCGCACACCCGCACCGGTGAGCACATCGTGTGCATCGGCGACGTCTACGGCGGCACCTTCGAACTGCTCGGCGACAACTTGCCCCAGGTCGGCATCACCACCACGTTCCTGCGCGGCGACCAGGTCGACCGGCTGCCCGAGGCGCTCAGCGACCGGACCAGGATCGTGTTCTTCGAGACCCCGGCCAACCCGACGCTGCAGGTGTTCGACATCGCCGCGATCGCCGAACACGCCCGCGCGGCGGGGGCGCTGACCGTGGTCGACAACACCTTCGCCACCCCGGTCAACCAGAACCCGCTGCGCCACGGCGCCGACCTGGTCATCCACTCGGCGACCAAGTACCTCGGCGGACACTCCGACCTGACCGCCGGCGCGCTCATCGGTCCCGCCGAACTCCTGACACCGGTCGGAATGTGGCGCAAGAACCTCGGCCAGGTCGTCGCCCCGGAGATCGCGTTCGCCCTGGCCCGTTCCTTGCGCTCGCTCACCGTGCGCGTCGCCGCGCAGAACGCCACCGCCGCCGCGGTGGCCGCGTTCCTCGACCAGCACCCCCGCGTCGAGCGGGTGAACTACCCGGGCTTGGCCACCGGCGAGGCCAAGCGCCTGGTCGACGCGCAGATGCGCGGCGGCGGCGGCATGCTCAGCGCGGTCCTCGACGCCACCGCCGAGGACACCGCGCGGGTCGTTGACCGGCTGCGCCTGTTCGCCATCGCCCCCAGCCTCGGCGGGGTGGAAAGCCTGGTCACCCAGCCGATCACCACCACCCACCACGGCCTCGACCCGGCCGAGCGCGCCGCCCGCGGAATCGCCGACGGCATGATCCGCCTCTCCGTCGGCCTCGAAGACCTCGACGACCTCGTCGCCGATCTCGCCCAGGCGCTCGACGCCACCTGACCCCGCCGGGCACGACCCGAGCGGACCAGACCTGGCCGCGCCGCACCACCCCGACATCCGTGCGGCGCGGCCAGGCCAGTACGCCCACTCCTGGAACGGCGAACTCGTGAACAGCACCACCCCACCGTCCACTGTGAACCTCGCAGGCACCGCCCCGGACGCCGTGCAGCGGCGCGTGCTCACGGTGGTGTTCTACTCCCAGATCCTCAGCGGCGCCGGCCTTGCCGCCGGAATCACCGTCGGTGCCCTGCTGGCGCAGGACATGCTCGGCTCGGCCGGGCTGGCGGGGCTACCCAGCGCGCTCTACACCGCGGGGTCCGCGCTGGCGGCGGTCGCCGTCGGCCGCCTCACCCAAGCTCGCGGCCGCCGTCCTGGTCTGGCCGCCGGCTACCTCGCCGGCGCGGTGGGCAGCGTGGGTGTTGTCCTCGCCGCCGTTCTCACGAACCCGGCCCTGCTGTTCGCCGCCCTGTTCGTCTACGGGGCCGGCACCGCCACCAATCTGCAGGCCCGCTACGCCGGGGCCGACCTGGCCGAACCCACACACCGCGCCCGGGCGCTGTCGACGGTGCTGGTCGCCACCACACTGGGCGGGGTCGTCGGGCCGAATCTGGCCGCGCCCACGGGCGACCTCGCATCCGCGATCGGGATCCCTTATCTGGCAGGGCCTTTTATGCTCGCAGCGGTCGCTTACGGGGCCGCTGCGCTGGTTCTGGCGGTGTGGCTGCGGCCGGATCCGCTGCTGGTCGCACGTACCCGTCACTTGAACAGGGCGGCCGCGGCCGCTGCGGTGCCCAAGCGCGCCCGGCGCGGTGGGCTCGTCTTCGGCGCTGTGGTGATGGTGCTGACCCAGCTCGTCATGGTCGCGATCATGACCATGACCCCGGTCCACATGCACCGCCACGGCCACGGTGCCGCCGCCTCGGGTTTCGTCATCGCCATGCACGTCGCGGCGATGTACCTGCCGTCGCCTCTGACCGGTCGGCTCGTCGACCGGTTCGGCCCGGGCCGGATCGCCGCGGCCTCCGGAATCACGCTCTTGGCGGCCGGCGTTCTCGCGGCTACGGCACCGGCCGATTCCGTGACCGTGCTGACCGTGGCGCTGGCCCTGCTCGGCCTCGGCTGGAACTTCGGCCTCATCTCCGGCACCACGGTCATCACCGAGACCGTGCCGCTGGCCACGCGAGCCAAAACCCAAGGTGTCGTCGACGTCGCTATCGCGATCGCTGGAGCCACCGGGGGCATGGCCTCCGGCCTGGTCACCGCGGCCACGAGCTTTCCCGTGCTCGCTGTAGGCGGGGGGATGCTGGCCCTGCTCATCCTGCCCGCGCTGCCACTGCTGGCGAAGGACCGCTGACGCCGGGAACTCAGCCGGCGGCCGCGCCGATCACGCCCTGGATGGCTTGCCTGATGCGCGCGGCGGCGCGCGCCGGATCGTCGGGCTGGCCCGCGTCGAGCCAGGCTATCACCGCATCGAGGGTGAACGCCGGGATCAGCTGCGTGGCCCACTCCTGCCACGGACCTGCGGGGATCGCCTCGTCGAGGTGGCGGTGGGCGATCTCGGCCGAGGCCGAGCGGATGCCGTCGACCACGTCGCGGAACTCCGGCTCGCGGACGGCGTGGCGGAACAGCAGCCGGAAACCGTCGGGATCGGCCGCGGCGGCCCGCAGCAGCGCGGGGATGGCGGTGTCGTCGTAGTCGCCGGTGCTGGGCCCGACATCGTGGCTGAGGCGTTCGCACGCCCGGTCGAGCACCGCCCGGTACAGCTCGGCCTTCGACCCAAAGTGGCGGTAGAGGATCACATGGGTCACGCCCGCTTCCGCGGCGACGTCGTCCAGGCCCGTCGCGGCGTATCCGGCGCGGGCGAAGGCGCAGGTGGCGGCATCGAGCAACTGCTCGCGCCGCTCGGCACGCGGCAGCCGCCGAGTCGTGGCCATCGCACCTCCTCTTGTCCAACGCAGCTTAGACACGTAACTTGTTAAAGTCGTCTTGTACAAGTCGGATGAACATTTGGAGTTGTGCGATGGACGTGGCTGCTCAGCTGCCGTTCGAACAGGCAGGCCCACTGGAGATGGCCCCGGAGCTGCGCGAGCTGCGAGACCGCGGCCCGGTGCACCGGGTGCGCACGGAGACCGGTGACGAGGCGTGGCTGGTCACCGAGCACGACCTGGTCCGCCGCCTGCTCGACGACGAGCGCCTCGGCCGGGCCCACCGCGAACCGGAGACCGCCGCCCGGACCGGTGAATCGGCGCTGTTCGGTGGTCCGCTCGGGAACTTCGACACCGAGCACACCGACCACGCCCGGATGCGCTCCCTGCTCCAACCCCACTTCGCGCCCAAACACCTGCGCGGCCTGCGCCCCAAAGTCCGGGCGCTGACGAACGAACTACTCGATCAGATGTCCTCGCGAGGCGATTCGGCGGATCTGCACACCGCGCTCGCGGTCCCGCTGCCCATCCTGGTGATCTGCGAACTGCTCGGCGTGCCCTACGAAGACCGCGACCGGTTCCGCGCCTGGACCGCCGGCGCCGCCAACACCCGCGACCGCGCCGTGTCCGAACGCGGCCTCGGCGAACTGTTCGAGTACGGCCGGAAACTGGTCGCCCGCAAGCGGAACAAGCCCGGAGACGACGTGCTCTCCCGGCTGTGCGCGACCGAAGGCGTCTCCGATGAGGAAGCCGCTGGATTGTCGATGGCACTGCTGTTCGCCGGGCACGAGACCACCGTCGTCCACATCGGACTGGGCGCGCTGCTGTTGCTGGCCAACCCGGACCAGTGGCGCGCCCTCGCGGACGATCCCGGTCTGGTGGGCGGTGCGGTGGAGGAAATCCTGCGAGCACCGGGCAAAGGCGGTGGCGGCATCCCGCGATACGCGTGCACCGACCTCGACATCGACGGCATCACCGTCCGCGCCGGAGAGCTCGTCCTGCTCGACAACGGCGCCGCGAACCACGACCCGGCGGTGTTCCCCGACCCCGACCGGGCCGACATCACCCGCCCCGCGGCCAAGCACCTGACCTTCGGCCACGGAGCGCGCTACTGCATCGGTGCGCCCCTGGCCCGCATAGAACTCCAGGAGGTATTCACCCTGCTGACCTCACGCTTCCCCGGCCTGCGCCTGGCCACCGACGTAGAGGAGTTGCGCCTGCGCCGCGACGTGCTGAGCGGTGGACTGGCCGAACTCCCGGTGCGATGGTGACCACCATGAGCACCCGGCCGATCCACCACCCCCTCTTCGCCCGGCTCTACCCGGCAATGGCCAGAGCGATGGAACACGGCGGCATGGCCGAACACCGGCGTGCCCTGCTCCGCGGGCTCACCGGCACCGTGATCGAAGTCGGCGCCGGGGACGGCATGAACTTCCAGCACTACCCGCCCCAAGTCACCCGGGTGCTGGCTGTGGAACCGGAGCCACACCTGCACGGTCTCGCCCGCGCCGCGGCCACCCGGGCGCCGGTGTCCGTCGAGGTGGTCGACGGCCTCGCCGACCGGCTCCCGGCAGAAGGCGGCAGTGCCGACGCCGTGGTGGCCTCGCTCCTGCTGTGCTCGGTCGCTGACCCGGCGGCCGCGCTGGGGGAGTTCCGCCGGGTCCTGACCCCAGGCGGGCAACTGCGCTTCCTGGAACACGTTCGCGCGGAAACCCCGGGCCTCCGCCGCATCCAGCGAATAATGGACGCGACCATCTGGCCGCGCCTGGCCGGTGGCTGCCACACCGGCCGGGACACCGTCACCACGATCGAGCAGAACGGCTTCGGTATCGAGCACCTCGACCGGTTCCGGTTTCCCGACGCCGCGACACCCACGTCGTTCCACGTGCTCGGCACTGCCGTGCCCGGGTCACGTGCCTGACGTCAGCTCGGTGAACCGCTGGAGGTAGAGCGGCCAGCCGCCTTCGGAGGCCACGCCGTCGCGGCCGTTCTCCCAGTCCGCGCCGTGGCGGTCCAGGTGGCGGTGCTCCAGTTCGACCCGGGTGCGGTCCGGTCCTTCGGCGGTGAAGCGCACCTCGACCTCGCTGCACCGGTCGGGGTCGCTTTCGAGCTGCCACCGGGGATTGATGTCCCAGCTGATCACGAACCGGTGCGGTGGTTCGAACGCGAGCACCCGCGCCCAGCGGCACACCGATCCGTCCTCGCCACGGTCGTAGACCGAGCCGCCGACGCGGGTCTCGAAGACCGTCTCGGCGATCGGTACCGCCAGCAGGTTGTGCTGGCGGGGTTTGATCTGGTCGAACCTCTCGGTGAACACCGCGAAGGCGCGCTCGACCGGGACAGCGACCTCGATTCCGCGTCGCACGGAGGTCTCGGTGGACGTGCTGGTCATGGTTGCTCCATTTCCGCTATTCGCTTGAAGTTCTTCAGGGCATAGCCCCAGAACTGGTCCAGTTCCTCGTGCAGCTTCGCCAGTCCGTCGAGGTCGACCTCGTAGATGCGCCGCGTGCCCACCGGCCGGACCAGCACCAGGCGCGCCTCCTTCAGCACGCGCAGGTGCTGCGACACCGCCGGTCTGCTGATCGGCAACTCCTCGGCGATCTCGGTGACCGACCGGGGCCGCTCGGCGAGGCGCTGAAGGATCTGGCGCCGGCTCGGATCCCCGAGCGCGGCCCACGCATCGGCTGCGTAAGTGGACACTTACGTAAGCTACGGCTTACGCAAATGGCTCGTCAAGGGTTCATGACCAATGACCGTTTTCGCGCATCACCGAGACAACCCATCGCGGGTCCTGTTAGGACGAGCACCAAGCTTCCGCATACTTGTAATCGGCTCAGTGGCGAACTCGAGGAGTGCAGGTTCGGGCATATTCATCCGGTGTCGCTGGCTGTTGGTCAGCGGATCGGTGGGAGCGCTCGGCCGGGGTGGGCCGCGTGGACGTACTTGACCGCGG from the Amycolatopsis magusensis genome contains:
- a CDS encoding cysteine desulfurase family protein translates to MSAIHSGLVGGPVYLDYNATTPVDPRVADAAALYWTQHFGNPSSGHPYAAEPHRALGAARAQVASVLGARADEIVFTASGSEANLLAIRGALLAAEDPSPHLIVQATEHPAVLETARAMQRWHGVRVTVLPVDHDGLVQPAVLEDALRDGGTLVSIMAANNETGAIQPIAELAGIAHERGALLHCDAAQACGKIPVDVTALGVDLLTVVGHKMYAPRGAAALYLRGGLVLEPVVYGGGQERGLRAGTENVALAVALGAAADLAAADLAAGAPDRIAALRDDLHQRLSAALPGRVHLNGPVQQRLPNTLNISIEGTRGHEVLAAAPAIAASTGSACHSGIHQPSPVLTAMGRDRDRALAALRLTLGRWSTAEDIDTAVHALVHAVT
- a CDS encoding trans-sulfuration enzyme family protein is translated as MPENSQYGLSTRGVHAGEQRDPQGAIHTPLYNHSTFAFGTTAELLDVVEGRTPGNLYTRYGLNPTIRSVEAKLADLEGGEQALAFSSGMAAEAATFLAHTRTGEHIVCIGDVYGGTFELLGDNLPQVGITTTFLRGDQVDRLPEALSDRTRIVFFETPANPTLQVFDIAAIAEHARAAGALTVVDNTFATPVNQNPLRHGADLVIHSATKYLGGHSDLTAGALIGPAELLTPVGMWRKNLGQVVAPEIAFALARSLRSLTVRVAAQNATAAAVAAFLDQHPRVERVNYPGLATGEAKRLVDAQMRGGGGMLSAVLDATAEDTARVVDRLRLFAIAPSLGGVESLVTQPITTTHHGLDPAERAARGIADGMIRLSVGLEDLDDLVADLAQALDAT
- a CDS encoding MFS transporter, translating into MQRRVLTVVFYSQILSGAGLAAGITVGALLAQDMLGSAGLAGLPSALYTAGSALAAVAVGRLTQARGRRPGLAAGYLAGAVGSVGVVLAAVLTNPALLFAALFVYGAGTATNLQARYAGADLAEPTHRARALSTVLVATTLGGVVGPNLAAPTGDLASAIGIPYLAGPFMLAAVAYGAAALVLAVWLRPDPLLVARTRHLNRAAAAAAVPKRARRGGLVFGAVVMVLTQLVMVAIMTMTPVHMHRHGHGAAASGFVIAMHVAAMYLPSPLTGRLVDRFGPGRIAAASGITLLAAGVLAATAPADSVTVLTVALALLGLGWNFGLISGTTVITETVPLATRAKTQGVVDVAIAIAGATGGMASGLVTAATSFPVLAVGGGMLALLILPALPLLAKDR
- a CDS encoding TetR/AcrR family transcriptional regulator, whose product is MATTRRLPRAERREQLLDAATCAFARAGYAATGLDDVAAEAGVTHVILYRHFGSKAELYRAVLDRACERLSHDVGPSTGDYDDTAIPALLRAAAADPDGFRLLFRHAVREPEFRDVVDGIRSASAEIAHRHLDEAIPAGPWQEWATQLIPAFTLDAVIAWLDAGQPDDPARAAARIRQAIQGVIGAAAG
- a CDS encoding cytochrome P450 translates to MDVAAQLPFEQAGPLEMAPELRELRDRGPVHRVRTETGDEAWLVTEHDLVRRLLDDERLGRAHREPETAARTGESALFGGPLGNFDTEHTDHARMRSLLQPHFAPKHLRGLRPKVRALTNELLDQMSSRGDSADLHTALAVPLPILVICELLGVPYEDRDRFRAWTAGAANTRDRAVSERGLGELFEYGRKLVARKRNKPGDDVLSRLCATEGVSDEEAAGLSMALLFAGHETTVVHIGLGALLLLANPDQWRALADDPGLVGGAVEEILRAPGKGGGGIPRYACTDLDIDGITVRAGELVLLDNGAANHDPAVFPDPDRADITRPAAKHLTFGHGARYCIGAPLARIELQEVFTLLTSRFPGLRLATDVEELRLRRDVLSGGLAELPVRW
- a CDS encoding class I SAM-dependent methyltransferase: MSTRPIHHPLFARLYPAMARAMEHGGMAEHRRALLRGLTGTVIEVGAGDGMNFQHYPPQVTRVLAVEPEPHLHGLARAAATRAPVSVEVVDGLADRLPAEGGSADAVVASLLLCSVADPAAALGEFRRVLTPGGQLRFLEHVRAETPGLRRIQRIMDATIWPRLAGGCHTGRDTVTTIEQNGFGIEHLDRFRFPDAATPTSFHVLGTAVPGSRA
- a CDS encoding SRPBCC family protein, encoding MTSTSTETSVRRGIEVAVPVERAFAVFTERFDQIKPRQHNLLAVPIAETVFETRVGGSVYDRGEDGSVCRWARVLAFEPPHRFVISWDINPRWQLESDPDRCSEVEVRFTAEGPDRTRVELEHRHLDRHGADWENGRDGVASEGGWPLYLQRFTELTSGT
- a CDS encoding ArsR/SmtB family transcription factor, which translates into the protein MSTYAADAWAALGDPSRRQILQRLAERPRSVTEIAEELPISRPAVSQHLRVLKEARLVLVRPVGTRRIYEVDLDGLAKLHEELDQFWGYALKNFKRIAEMEQP